A section of the Corynebacterium tuberculostearicum genome encodes:
- a CDS encoding DUF1990 domain-containing protein produces the protein MPTPLSYSDTSGFPQLHMSRVINADFDAAAHRLFRWTIQRSGLFRVRATHPVVEPGAEVTLGLGPWDFRCRVIEVFREDGRCGFTYGTLPGHLERGEETFTLERLRDGRTLLLIDAASEPFLPCLRPLVDVPRRLLISRLYLHALDD, from the coding sequence ATGCCCACACCGCTGTCCTATTCCGATACCTCTGGCTTTCCGCAGCTACATATGTCGCGGGTTATCAATGCCGACTTTGACGCCGCCGCACACCGTCTTTTCCGCTGGACAATCCAACGCAGCGGGCTATTCCGCGTTCGGGCAACCCACCCCGTAGTCGAGCCCGGCGCAGAGGTCACCCTCGGCTTGGGGCCGTGGGATTTCCGCTGCCGCGTAATAGAGGTCTTCCGCGAGGATGGCCGCTGCGGGTTTACCTATGGCACCCTCCCCGGACACCTAGAGCGAGGTGAGGAGACTTTCACTCTGGAGCGCCTACGCGACGGCCGAACGCTTTTGCTTATAGACGCCGCCTCAGAGCCCTTCCTCCCCTGCCTGCGCCCCCTCGTGGACGTGCCAAGGCGCCTGCTGATTAGCCGGCTCTATCTTCACGCTTTAGACGATTAG
- a CDS encoding kinesin produces MANNLGHEVDLDRNEYKYLASEDSVSSAAKSGASAQSGAAAAGAGVAAAGAAGAAGLSTPVGKQAADNAESTASKYEPQNHVVAGADEEHVGSAPQQPDLQEKLDEDNSDYAPSQHIVGEAHEERVATAPNQDNVNGQQSSERLDQLKGKASEAGSAVGDAFQRAKGFVEDKAHEYQEESTKKGGFFDRVKGAVRDARESIEDKRKN; encoded by the coding sequence ATGGCGAATAACCTAGGCCACGAAGTCGACTTGGACCGCAACGAATACAAGTACCTGGCGTCTGAAGACTCCGTGTCTTCGGCAGCTAAGTCTGGCGCCTCCGCTCAGTCCGGTGCGGCTGCAGCGGGTGCAGGTGTTGCAGCGGCAGGCGCCGCGGGCGCTGCCGGCCTATCCACGCCGGTAGGCAAGCAGGCTGCAGATAATGCAGAGTCCACCGCCAGCAAGTACGAGCCGCAGAATCACGTCGTCGCTGGTGCCGACGAAGAGCATGTAGGTTCCGCCCCGCAGCAGCCAGACCTGCAGGAGAAGCTGGATGAAGATAACTCGGACTACGCTCCAAGCCAGCACATCGTAGGCGAAGCACACGAGGAGCGTGTTGCTACTGCGCCGAACCAGGACAACGTTAACGGTCAGCAGTCCTCTGAGCGTCTGGATCAGCTAAAGGGCAAGGCATCCGAGGCTGGTAGCGCCGTCGGCGATGCGTTCCAGCGCGCTAAGGGCTTCGTGGAGGACAAGGCACACGAGTACCAAGAGGAGTCCACGAAGAAGGGTGGCTTCTTTGACCGAGTCAAGGGCGCTGTGCGCGATGCACGCGAGTCCATCGAGGACAAGCGCAAGAACTAA
- a CDS encoding HNH endonuclease has product MSPTFFTEIQGSPHSVDISPIRVVAHVYKKQTDKAKAEGVSNCSYCAIGHDAKKAKIWPLSAMDADHVTAWSKGGATDESNCELLCKSHNRAKGNA; this is encoded by the coding sequence TTGAGTCCCACTTTCTTCACCGAGATTCAAGGCTCCCCGCATAGCGTCGACATCAGTCCAATCCGTGTAGTTGCGCACGTTTACAAGAAGCAGACCGACAAGGCTAAGGCCGAAGGGGTCTCGAACTGTTCCTACTGCGCCATCGGACATGACGCGAAGAAGGCTAAAATTTGGCCTCTGTCTGCGATGGATGCCGACCACGTCACTGCGTGGTCGAAAGGTGGTGCCACCGACGAAAGCAACTGCGAGTTGCTGTGTAAGTCCCACAACCGCGCGAAGGGCAACGCTTAG
- a CDS encoding ISL3 family transposase has product MKPTGNLVADTICRTAEIGLAITGAADAGPLTIIEATPLAVIGVCPDCGQSGKLRDHTTRRLVDLPVVGFPTRLHVTVPRFRCTATSCKRKLFQESLTCADDGAKLTHWVTRWILQRLAIDRMSVSATAKALGVGWDLVNKVALDACRQLVYGDPCHLDGVRVLGVDEHVWKHTRKPGQASNLVTILVDLTPLVDGRGPARLLDMRPGRSADVLSGWLKERNPSFREQIQVVTMDGFTGYATAVEEQLPQADKVMDPFHVVHLATDKLTTCRQRLQRETTGRRGRKDDPLYKHRCTLLTRTNYLTERQKQRLEMLWATDDDYVALEVTWLLYQDMIAAYAHPKKSEGKKLMERIIHTLRKGLPKGLEELAQLGCTLWRRRKDVLAYFDIGASNGPVEAINGRLEHLRGIALGFKNLNHYILRCLIHSGQLQDKINAL; this is encoded by the coding sequence GTGAAGCCTACTGGAAACCTCGTCGCCGACACTATCTGCCGTACCGCGGAAATCGGGCTTGCCATCACCGGTGCCGCTGATGCCGGACCGCTGACCATCATTGAGGCCACGCCATTAGCCGTTATCGGCGTGTGCCCGGACTGCGGACAGTCAGGAAAGCTGCGCGACCACACCACCCGTCGACTCGTTGATCTTCCTGTTGTTGGATTTCCTACTAGGCTGCACGTAACAGTCCCTAGATTCCGGTGCACAGCCACCTCATGTAAGAGAAAGCTCTTCCAAGAATCTTTAACCTGCGCGGATGACGGCGCCAAGCTCACCCACTGGGTCACCCGCTGGATCTTGCAACGCCTTGCTATTGACCGGATGAGTGTGTCAGCTACCGCTAAAGCACTCGGTGTGGGCTGGGACCTGGTCAATAAAGTCGCACTGGACGCCTGCCGCCAGCTTGTCTACGGCGACCCCTGCCACCTAGACGGGGTTCGCGTCCTCGGAGTCGATGAACATGTATGGAAACACACCAGAAAACCAGGCCAGGCATCAAACCTGGTGACCATACTCGTTGACCTCACCCCGCTGGTGGACGGGCGTGGGCCTGCTCGTTTGTTAGACATGCGACCGGGCAGGTCCGCAGATGTGCTCAGCGGATGGCTTAAAGAGCGCAACCCCAGCTTCCGGGAGCAGATACAGGTGGTGACAATGGATGGGTTCACCGGTTATGCCACCGCAGTCGAGGAGCAACTACCACAGGCGGACAAAGTCATGGACCCTTTCCATGTGGTGCATCTGGCAACCGACAAGCTCACTACATGCCGACAAAGACTCCAACGCGAGACCACTGGGCGCCGCGGACGCAAAGATGACCCGCTGTATAAGCACCGGTGCACCCTGTTGACCAGGACGAACTATCTCACCGAGCGGCAAAAGCAACGCTTAGAAATGCTGTGGGCCACCGATGACGACTACGTGGCCCTAGAAGTAACGTGGTTGCTCTACCAAGACATGATCGCAGCGTACGCGCATCCGAAGAAATCGGAAGGCAAAAAGCTCATGGAACGCATCATCCACACCCTGCGTAAAGGATTACCAAAAGGCTTAGAAGAGCTCGCCCAACTGGGATGCACCCTGTGGCGTCGACGCAAAGATGTGCTTGCCTACTTTGATATCGGTGCCTCAAACGGCCCCGTCGAGGCAATCAACGGCAGACTCGAACACCTACGTGGCATCGCCCTAGGATTTAAAAACCTCAACCACTACATCTTGCGGTGCCTGATCCACTCCGGACAACTACAGGACAAAATCAACGCACTCTAA